Genomic segment of Kibdelosporangium phytohabitans:
AACGACAGCGGACGTGCGAATCGCACGGCAGGAGGACGAATTGGTGGTGCAGGTGGCCGACCGGGGGCACGCCACGCCGGAACAGGCGCCGCGCCTCGGCCGAGGCCTGACCGGAATGCGCAGCCGGGTGGAGGACGTCGGTGGCAGGCTGGAAGCCGGGCCACGCTCGGACGGCGGATTCCGCGTGGTCGCCCACCTGCCGTTGGGAGGCGATCGGTGATCAGGGTGGTGCTCGCCGACGACCACGAGCTGGTCCGCATGGGCCTGCGCGTGCTGATCGACCGCGAGGAGGACATGACGGTGTCCGGCGAGGTCTCCAGCGGTCAGGCCGCGCTGGACCTCCTGCGCCGCGACCCTCCGGACATTCTCTTGCTGGACGTGCGGATGCCGGGCATGGACGGACTGGAAACGCTCCGGAAGATCGCCGCTGATCCGGACATAACCCGTACACGCGTCATCATCGTGACCACGTTCGAGGTTGATCAGTACGTTTTCGAGGCGCTTCAGGCCGGGGCTGCTGGCTTCATCCTGAAGGACACCGCACCGGATGAGCTGGTCAGGGCCATTCGGGTG
This window contains:
- a CDS encoding response regulator transcription factor; translated protein: MIRVVLADDHELVRMGLRVLIDREEDMTVSGEVSSGQAALDLLRRDPPDILLLDVRMPGMDGLETLRKIAADPDITRTRVIIVTTFEVDQYVFEALQAGAAGFILKDTAPDELVRAIRVVAQGEALLSPSVTRRVVSMFNRQVAPSSAPVGGLDELTERERQMVAWVTTGYSNEEIAKELVLSPATVRTHISRAMVKLHARSRAQLVVFAVRAGLTIDQ